CAGCCCATGCGCTGCTCGGTCTCCTCGAGCCCCTCGAGATAGCAGCAGCAGCGCAGCGCCACGTCCCCCAGCCCCGGCCCGAGATCGCGCAGCGCCCCGGTGAACCGCAGCCGCGCCGCCTCGGGACCATGGCACGGCGCCAGATCCGCCGCGCCCGGACGCACCCCGGCGGTCAGGAAGTGATCCCAGTTCTGCCCGGTGCGCGGCCCCATCTGCGCGAGCTCGAAATCCTCGCGCAGCCGCTCGCCCGCGCGCACGAGCCCGTCGTCGAGGAAGAGGTTGCCCTCGCGGTCGCGCCGCCGCGCCAGCCCGGCCAACGGGCTGTCACTCACCGCGAAGCGCCGCCGCCCGCGCGGGTCGGCCTCTTCCTCGGCCAGCGCCGCCTCGGCCGCCTGGCCGCTGTCGAAGCCCGCCTGCGACCCGGCAAACCCGCGCAGGCGGCTTTCCTGCTCCGCCATCAGGTGCCCGAGCGCGCCGCGCCCGGCCGGGGTGATGCGGTAGCGCGAGATGCGGCCCGGGCTGTCGCAACGGATCCAGCCCTTGAGCGCCATGGCCTCGGCCACCGGCGCGTCGACCACCGCGGTGCGCGCCGAGCCGCCCTCGCCCGTGTCCCGGACCACGACCGCCTTGTCCATCTCGGCGGCAACCGCCAGGACCGCGCCGCTTTCGCACAGGCGCCGCAGCACCCGCCGCGCTTCACGCGCGAGGGTCGCCGCGTCGGGCGTCATCTCTCCGCCCTGGGGCTGCTTCATCCTTCCGACCTCCATTGCAAGCGCGGCAGGCACCGCCCGCGCCGCGCCAAGCCGGCGCAGCGCCTCGTCCACCAGCGGGTCATCCCGCAGGGTCTCCATCCGGCGCACCTGGCGCAGCACGGTCGAGGCATGGCACCCCGCCGACCGCGCGAGGGCGCGGATTCCCTTCCCCTCCTCGGTGTGGGCCAGGTACAGGCGGGCCATTTCGGGCACCCATGCGGGAAGGCCCGGTGTCTTGGCAAATTCACGGCTCTGGATCATTGAACAAGTCCCCTAGGTTGCACCCTGCCAGCGCAGGATTCTCGGCAGTGAACCTGAAAACTGCTCGCCCCAAAGTTATCTAAAAGTTAATGATATTGTTGATCTATTAGGATTATCCACAAATCATAAACATCGGTGAAGGCGCCGTGCGCAAGCCTCCCCGAGCGGGCAACATCCCCCGATCCTGTGCCAGTCTTCCGCCCTGTCCATCGAATGGGGAGACGACCCGATGCAGGACCTCCAGAGCCTTCTCGGCGCGCTGCGCCGCCCATCCCTGCTGGTGCGCGCGGCGCGCTTCGGCGCGGCGGAGTACCGGCGCGAGACGCAGCTGGGCCGGATCGTCGGCACGCCGTTTCCGGCCCGCAGCGGCGCCGCGCTGATGCGTCTGCTGGAGATCGAGGCCGAGATCGACGCCGGGCGCCGCCGCCGCGCGGCCGGCTATTCGCCCGCCCGCCATGTCGAGGTGCTGGCCGCGATCATCGCCGAGGCGCGCATCCAGCAGGGGGCGGTGGACGCCCCGGCCTGAGCCCCTCCGCGTTCAGACGAAGGCGTCGGGCATCGACGCCTTGCGGCGCGCCACGAATTCCGCCAGCGCCTCGCCGATGCCGGGCTCCATGGGCGGCTGCTCGTAGCTCTCGAGCAGCGCCTTCACCCGCGCCGAGGCCAGCTGCATGGTGTCGCGCCCGCCCTCCTCCGACCAGGTCTCGAAGGGCTTGTAGTCGAAGAGCTCCGAGCGCCAGAAGGCGGTCTTGAAATTCTCCTGCGTGTGGGCGCAGCCAAGGTAATGCCCGCCCGGCCCCACCTCGCGGATCGCGCCCAGCGCCTGCGTGGCCTCGTCCACCGTCACGCCCTGCGCGAACTTGTGCAGCGCGCCGAGCTGGTCGGCATCCATGACGAACTTCTCGTAGGACGCCACCAGCCCGCCCTCGAGCCAGCCGCAGGCATGGAGCATGAAGTTCACCCCGGCGAGCAGCCCCATGTTGAGCGAATTGGCGCTTTCATAGGCGGCCTGCGCGTCGGGCAGCTTCGAGCCGCAGAAGGCCCCGCCCGAGCGGAAGGGCAGCCCCAGCCGCCGGGCGAGCTGCCCCGCGCCGTAGCTGATCTGCGAGGCCTCGGGCGTGCC
The Salipiger sp. H15 DNA segment above includes these coding regions:
- a CDS encoding DUF6456 domain-containing protein; translation: MARLYLAHTEEGKGIRALARSAGCHASTVLRQVRRMETLRDDPLVDEALRRLGAARAVPAALAMEVGRMKQPQGGEMTPDAATLAREARRVLRRLCESGAVLAVAAEMDKAVVVRDTGEGGSARTAVVDAPVAEAMALKGWIRCDSPGRISRYRITPAGRGALGHLMAEQESRLRGFAGSQAGFDSGQAAEAALAEEEADPRGRRRFAVSDSPLAGLARRRDREGNLFLDDGLVRAGERLREDFELAQMGPRTGQNWDHFLTAGVRPGAADLAPCHGPEAARLRFTGALRDLGPGLGDVALRCCCYLEGLEETEQRMGWAARSGKVVLRIALQRLRRHYGELDAAGGGLIG
- a CDS encoding DUF6477 family protein, translating into MQDLQSLLGALRRPSLLVRAARFGAAEYRRETQLGRIVGTPFPARSGAALMRLLEIEAEIDAGRRRRAAGYSPARHVEVLAAIIAEARIQQGAVDAPA